The Bacillus sp. Bos-x628 genome segment GGAAAAAGTATGAAAAGCCAAAAAAAAATCCCTTTCGCAAATGGAAAGGGATTTTTTGATTAATGATTCGCCTCTTTGAGAATGGCTTGATAGAGGTCGTCATTTGGCGTGAGCCCACAGACCTCACGTAACACACCTTCAATGCCTTTTTCTTTTTTTAAGGCTTGCAAGCGAACAGCTTCTTCGTCTTCTGAAAAGTCATATGCCAAAGCCGCTGCAATGCCTTTGATTAAATACACAGGATGCTTGATTTTTTTAGCTGGACCGATTAAGCGGTCGTCTGCCCCAAGCTTTCTGAGAGGAGAACGTGCCACGCGGGTCACATCATCTGAAATAAAGGCATTTTCAAAGCGCTTAATGATTTTTTGAATATACGCATCATGCTCTTCTTTTTGAAAACCATAGGCTTCGATTAAATAGCTGCCTGTTTCATGAAGCGCTCCTTCTACGATCTGTCGAATTTCAGGTGTATCGACTGCTTCTTTGATCGTCTTGACTCCTTGTTGATAGCCTACATATGCAGCAAGCGCATGTCCTGTGTTAACTGTGAACAGCTTGCGTTCAATATACGGCGTCAAGTCTTTTACAAAGGTTGCTCCGTCAATCCGAGGAACTTCACCAATAAATCCTGTCTCATCAATGACCCATTCAAAAAATGGCTCAACCGAT includes the following:
- a CDS encoding mannitol-1-phosphate 5-dehydrogenase, which produces MKALHFGAGNIGRGFIGSLLKKSGFELVFTDVNEAVIHELNERGEYTVELAAPGQKQEVVGPVSAINSAQNPAALTEAIATADLITTAVGPAVLKIIASSIAEGLKQKKPDHIINIVACENMIGGSSHLKEAVFSHLTADEQEALSRTVGFPNAAVDRIVPIQHHEDMLKVSVEPFFEWVIDETGFIGEVPRIDGATFVKDLTPYIERKLFTVNTGHALAAYVGYQQGVKTIKEAVDTPEIRQIVEGALHETGSYLIEAYGFQKEEHDAYIQKIIKRFENAFISDDVTRVARSPLRKLGADDRLIGPAKKIKHPVYLIKGIAAALAYDFSEDEEAVRLQALKKEKGIEGVLREVCGLTPNDDLYQAILKEANH